The Pedobacter frigiditerrae genomic sequence TTCTGGCTTTTTGTAAGTTTTTAAAAATTGTTCTTTCTTATCAGGATGAATAATTCCTTTTTGAATAAATTCTTCTAAAGTTGAGGCCTGAATAGTCCAATCTGTATTTAAATCGGCTCTATTTAATATAATTTCACCAATGCTAACTTCGTGTTGGTGAGCAATGAAAATCGGATTTAAAGAAATTCCTTCCATCATTATTTCAACCGCTACTTCTTTAATCGAATCAGCATAGAATGTTAAATCTTTCTCTAAACTAACCAACGGACTTTTCTTCTCCTTTTTTGGTGCACCATTTTCATCTGAGCTTAAATTGCCCAATAACTCTTCACTCTCCATATTCTTAAAACTTAATCTCTCTTTTTATCGTAATAAATTTATCATCTGCTAAGCTATCGGTTAATAGACCATAACCTGTTTCAGTTTTAACTACTCTTTTTGGTAATGGGTATTCGTCAGAACAGAAATACATACTTCCTTTTTTTATCAATTTCCAAGTATTTCCTTTTAGGGAAAATAGATTTATGCTTGCCCAACAGCTGCTAAACCAATCTGGTCTTAAAAGTAATTCTGGCAAACCATCGCCATTTAAATCCCCAACCAAGGCTAAATCTGCTCCAATAGCACTGTTGTAAGTCAATTTTGGAAACTTGGCATTACTAAAGAAAACGTTGATGACATACTCCTCACGTTTATCGCCCATGTCATCTTTAATCAATTTATCCTTAACCACAAATGCAGTGTCTTTTGTCGCTAATAATACGGTATCTATTTCTTGCTCTGTCGTATCTATATCGATTTTCACTTGAGGAGAATCAATCTTTACATCAACTTTTTCTTCTGTTTTAACTTTGCCTTTGCAGGCAGCTAATACAGCGAACGCTAAGAAATAAATCCAAATTTTGTTCATGACCTTAGTTCTAATAAAACTACGTTTTCTACATGTTGCGTGTGTGGGAACATATCTACAGGTTTGATACGCACTACATCGTATTTTTCTTTTAACAAAGCTAAATCCCTTGCTTGTGTGGCTGCATTACAACTTACATAAACAATTTTTTCAGCTTCCATTTCCAATAAACGTTCTACCACATCAGTATGCATTCCAGCCCGTGGCGGGTCTGTAATTACTACATCTGGCTTGCCATGTTCTGCAATAAAATGACCCGTTAAAATATCTTTCATATCACCAGCGTAAAAAATGGTGTTATTAATTCCGTTTAATTCAGAATTAAACTTTGCATCTTCTATAGCTGTTGGCACATATTCTATACCTACTACTTGTTTTACGTTACCAGCTACAAAATTAGCAATTGTTCCTGCTCCGGTATATAAATCATACACCAATTCATCACCTTTAAAACCGGCAAACTCTTTAGTTATTTTATACAATTCATAAGCCTGATCCGAATTAGTTTGATAGAATGATTTAGCTCCAATTTTAAATTTCACTACGCCATTATCTACAGGCATTTGTTCAAAAATATGGTCTCTACCTGCGTAAGTAATTACTTCTTGATCAAAAATTGTATCGTTTTTCTTCTGATTTTCTATATAAAGTAAAGCTGTAATTTCTGGGAATGAAACTTTTAAATGTTCCATTAAACCATTAATTTGCTCCTGCTCTGCATAGGCAAAAACCACCACCACCATTACCTCTCCAGTTGAAGATGTTCTGATGATCAAGTTTCTTAATGCACCTTCATGATTACGTAAATCGTAAAAACTAATGTCGTTTTTTAGAGCATACTCACGTACTCTTAAACGTAAGCTATTGCTTGGCTCTGCTTGTAAATAACAGTGTTCAATATCCAATATTTTATCGAAACGTAAGGGAACGTGAAAACCTAAGGCATTCATTTCTCTTCCTTCAGCTTCAAATTCCATATCAGTTGCATTTAACCAACGTTTATTTGAAAAAGTATATTCTAATTTATTTCTATAATATCTATTTGCTGCAGAACCTAAAATTGGTTCCATTGTAGAAGTATCAATTTTTGCCAAACGCTGTAAGGCGGCCTCTACATTTTTTTGTTTGAATTTTAGTTGGGCATCATACTCCATGTGCTGCCATTTACAACCACCACAAGTACCAAAATGACTACAAAATGGATCTTGACGAAGCTCAGATGGTGTTTGGATATTTTCTACAATGGCCTCTGCAAAGTTCTTTTTCTTTTTTACTACACGTATATCTACCACATCGCCAGGAACGGCTTTGTCAACAAAAATCACTAATTCATCGGCTTTGCCAACACCTTTTCCTTCTTCTGCAATATCAATAATGCTTAATCCTGTAATACGGATTGGCTCAGCATTTTTTCTGTTTCTACTCATTGCTGCAAAGATAGTAAAAAGAGATGTGAGTATGGAGAAGTGAGTACTGAGACTCCTAGGTTAAAATTTTTAGAATCAAAAAATGAAGCAAAAAGTACCTTTCGAGTTGAGGAACTCGATTAGTAAAAAACGATCAACTCCTAAATTTATTTGCCAAAAACTTTAAGGATTAATCCAAAAGCGCCTTCTAGCCAATTAAACTTCATATCAAATTGTTCATCAACCATTACAGAAACTTCTAATATCTCTTGACTCATAGCTATAATTATGATGTTTATTATGCAAATATAGGCTTTTATATACCAAAAACCAAAGCGGTATATGTTAATTTTCTATTATGTTTAATCGAAAAATTTGAAAAGCAGGTTTAAAGCTCTTTTTAGAGGAAAGTCCTGCTATCACTTCAATCTTTTTTGGCATCTATTGAAGTCATCCGATGAATATTGTACTCTAGCCCATATTCATCGGATGACTATTTGGAAAAACAAAAGAAGGATTTTCGTTAAATCGGGTTTAGAAAAATTGAGATTGTGCAATTATTAAGTTGCTAAGCCTAAATAGATGTAACAACAATTAAAAATTAAATCTCCTTAATTATATAGAGGATAATAAAAGGAAAATATCGCCTTATATACTAGTTAGTGTTTTATTCGGACGTTAGACGCACTTTCTTCGGGTTCAATTGTCATAGGTCCGAACTAAGTCCGACTAAAGTCCGTCGAAAACCTTAATCTTTTATCTCTCTTTTACGAAACAGATACGAATGAAGGCAAAGCAAATTGAGGATCTAAATTTTTAGAAAAACCAATAAACATTTATCTGTTCAAACTTATAGTTAGTTTAAATCATATCGTTTAATTGATAAAATCTTTCCGAAAAAACGGTAAAAAATTCAGTTGCAAAGAAAACAATTGACACGAAAATCCAATTATTATTTTATGCATTTACAATCTTGTCAGCAAGATATTGCAAGATTCATCTAGCCTTAAAAATCCTTTGGCGAATTTTTGATAAGACAGGCTAAGAAGATTTAGTGGCTATTAATATTACGCCTTCAATTCCTCAAAATAATTGCTTGTTTCTTCAAGTATAGATTTCATTAAGTCGCTAGCTTTTTTATATTTTAGTAAGGGGGCAATTTGTCCGCCCCAGAATAAAATCATATCCCATTTTTCTTGTTCAATAGCAGCTTTTCTTAAATGCGACATGTATTGTGTTTGTAATGGAAAGGGTAAAAAATCTTTCTCTTGATGAATTAGGTCCTTAGCAATTCTACTGGTTATCCCTCTACCTAGCCTTCCTGTAAAAGCTCTTGATAGCGTCGTATACTTCGCAGCATCTGAGAACAACATTTCTTTATGTTTATCAGTGGCATTTGATTCATTTGTAGCCAAAAATGCAGTACCGATCTGAGCGGCATCTGCACCAAGCATCATTACAGCAGCTACACCTTTACCATTTGCAATACCCCCAGCTGCTATAATTGGAGTTTTTACCCTTTCTTTAATCAATTGTAGTAATACAAATGTTCCAGTAGTAGACGATTCAGCAGACCTGAGAAAAGATGGCCGATGCCCTCCTGCTTCGAATCCTGAAGCAATGATCAAATCAACACCTGCTGATTCTAATGCAATGGCCTCATCCAGTGTAGTTGCAGCTCCAATTGTAATTATACCTAATCTATGACATTGCTCAAGAATATCTGCCGATGGAACACCAAACATAAAGCTGAATACAGGAGGTTTTTGATGGAGAACTACTTCCACTTGGTTTTCAAATCGGGTTTTAAAAGGCGCTGGTTTTTCTGGCAGCGCAATTCCTAATTCATCAAAATAAGGCTTAAATAATCTTTCTGCTTTCTTAAATTGTTCGTCTGACACTCTACCATCTACAGCATCTGTATCTGAGACCCACAAATTGATATTATAAGGCTTATTTGTTGATGCTTTTATCTCCTGGTTAACCTTAATAATCTCTTCAGGACTTAATGTATATGCACCGTAGCCCCCTAGCCCACCTGCATTAGACACAATTGACACGAGCTCAACAGAAGAGAGATTACCACCAAATGGACCTTGTAAAATAGGATATTGTACACCTAATATTTCTGATGCTTTTGTTTGATACCACATAATTTTAAAATTTAGTTGACAATATCTGTAAACATCTTATTTACAATGAACCAACGATTATCCAATTTATGAAAAGATAGCAAGTCAGTATAATTAAAATCATACATTTTAACCTGAACCCTCGCCATTGCAATAGAATTAACTATGTCAATTGATATAATTGTTCCTTTGAATAATTTGCCCGAATCTTTTGGACTTTGACGTTGTTGCACTCCATAAAGATACTGATCGAGTGTTTTTGCATAAGGTTCCCCCTTTACATCGCCAAATAATAAAGTACCAGGAAATAAAACCTGTTTTAATTTGTTTACATCACCTTCGTAAATTCCTTTGATGTAATATTTTTCTAGCACTTCTGTTATTGCTAATAAATCTTGCTGATTATTTTCCATTTTCTTTAGATTTTGTGCTTTTGATAACAGCGTTGCCCAAAATAGAATAGCAGTTAATAAAAGCGTTCTCATATTAATTTAAGTGATGTCCGGCCCCCATACCTCCATCTATATTGATGGTAGCGCCACTGATAAAATTACTTTTGGCCACAGTGTAAACCATTTCTGCAACATCCTGCACTTCACCTACTCGGTTCAGGAGGTGTAGCCCTGCACTTTCATCAACACTATCGCCATGCATAGGTGTACGGATTGTACCAGGAGCAATCGTATTAACCCTTATATTGTTCTTACCAAATTCTGCTGCTAATTGTAGGGTAAGAGAATGCACAGCTCCTTTAGAAGCCATTTGCGCCGTAATATTCGCACCACCTAAAGCATGATTTACCAATGGCGTCCCGATATTTATGATTACTCCACCTTGTTGTTTAATCATTTGTGGAATTATAGCTTGCGTAGTAAAAAATGAACCTTTCAAGTTTGTCCCTAAAAATTTGTCTAGATAAGCTTCATCTACTTCCAAAAATGCCTTTGTCTCAAAAATTCCTGCATTATTCACTAATACATCTACTGAGCCAAATTTTTCAATTGCAGTAGCCAAAAGCTCTTCCCCCGTTTTTTTCTTGCTTACATCACCCGCAACCATTGCTAAGTTTTCTCCTCCTCCTAATTCTTGATAAACATCTTTCAATTTCTCAGCGGTTGCGGAATTGATGACTACATTATCCCCTTTTACTAAAAAGTGGCGAGCTATTTCTTTACCTATGCCAGATGAGGCACCTGTAACAATTATCGTTTGCTTTATCATCGCTTTATTTTTTATCTGCTGTGATACCTTTTTCCCTCAATACAGATACCTGTTCTCCACCTTGTCCCCAATCATCAAGGTCAATTTCTTGAATTACAACAGAAGTTAATTGTGGGTCTTTATTTAAAACAGTTGTCATTAAATCTGTTACGCCTTTAATTAAAGCTTGTTTTTGCGCTCTTGTAACTCCTTCGCGAGTTACTTCTATTTTTATATATGGCATGGCTATAATTTTTAGGCTATAATGGTTTCACTTACCTCTTTAGCGGTTAAACTTACGGTTAGTTCAAAATCATTGTAGATTAAAGTATCGCCTAAATCTTTAAAGAAATTACCTGAGCGAAATCTCATTTCATATTTAGTACGGTCAATGATTAATTTACCTGTTGCTGTTAGTAAATCTCCATTGGTGTTAATTTCTGCATCAAAACCAACAGGATGCGTGATGCCTTTGATAGTTAAGTTACCTTCGATATGTTTACCCGAAACAGAGTTGATTTCGAGCGTTGCTTCTGGAAATTTTTGGCTTGAGAAGAAATCATCGGATGCAAGGTGACCTGCAAATTGTGCATTAGTTGTAGGGTCGGTTACATCGAGGATGATGATGGATGTAGTATCAATTATGAATTTTCCACCAATTAGTTCACCATCATTTAAAGTAAGTTCCCCTTCTTTAATATCGATGGTACCGTCATGTGCCCCTGTTACTTTTTTACCTACCCAGTGAATTTTGCTTTGTGCATTTAGCACTTCAAATTTTTGATTTTTCATTTTCTTTATGTTTAATTACAACACAAAGTACGGTAGGATTTTTCGTGTGCTAACGTGACCTACATCACATTTGAAATGGCTAATAATTTATGTGATGTAAGTCACTTTTCGGCAGTATATAATCGACTAAGGGTTTCTCTTGAAACACCTAAATACGCTGCTATAAGGTTCTTCGGCACAATATTATAGAGTTCTGGATACATTTTTAGGAGTTCCTCATATCTATATTTTACATTATTGTTCATTAGTGACAATAGCCTTTTTTGTGTAGCCACATAACCTCTGTTTGTTCTCCATCTAAAAAAATGTTCTACTGCATGAAGTTCATTGCATAGTTTTTCTCTATCGTCATTAGACAAGCAAAGCACTTCTGCATCAGTGATACAATCTAAATTGATGGTAGCTTTTGTATGATTATAGAGTGCATTAAAATCTGATGCCCACCATGTAGTCATGGCAAACTGAAGAATGTACATTTTCAGGTCATCGTTGATAAAGAAAGATTTTAAGCAACCTGAAATCACAAAGTATTCACAGTCTACCTGATCTCCATCGCTAATGATGGCTTGTCCTTTTTTAAAACTTTGTTTTTTAAAATGCGAGAAAAAATAATCAAACTGTTCATCAGTTAGCTGCGTTATTTTGCTTACGTGATTTTTTAAGATTTCTTTAGCCTCCATTAGTTGTTATAATTAAGATAGACAATATTTAAAGTTAGGATTCTTTACAAACAATATGCAATCACGAGAGCCAATAATATTAAGGTTTTTAAAAGCAGGGATAGAAGCACTTTTAAAAGGAAAGTCCCGCTAATGTTTCTGCCGTGAAAAACGGCATTCACGAATATCGGGTTTAGAAAAATTGGGACGGTGCAATTATTTGGGGTTGAATAGTTTGTTAAAGATATGCCCAATCCAAAACGTATTGATTAATCAGCGATAAAATCGCTATGCTCGAACATCCTCGTTACAAACGAGGACGATTTGCAGGCAAACTTTGTTAATACTTAGCCAACAATGTTTTTATATATTTTGGGAATTCTTCTTTACCAATTCCATTAATTCTTTTTAATGTTGCAAAATAATCTTCTTGAGGTTCTGGATTAAATAGTTTCTTAATGCCATCTATCCCTAACCTTTCTTCAACGTCCTTACAAACTAAACCACTTAGTATATATGTTATTGGTACACCACCATCTACTCTAACCTTAAAATCAGTAGCTACATCACAAATGTCTGAAGTCACATTTGCGTTAATATATTTTTTAGCAAATACTGCAAGACTATCTATATTAATTCCACCTGAACCACCAATGTAAGTCGCATATCCTTCATCAACGACCCTCGTTTTATGTTCAAATAATATTGAAGTATAAAAATGGACTAATTCATGTTCATACAGCTCTGAGTTATTCCCTGCGAGCAAGGTATTTGTCCATGGGTAAGCCAACCCTCCCGCCAAAGAATAATACATATTCTCAATGTAGTCAAAACCCAACATCTTAAATAATTGTTCTGGGTCTTCACATTTATAATAAGTAACTTTTAAAGGGGCAACATTAAATTTTTTAGCAAAGGATGCATTAAAATCATTCATTTTCTTCGCCTTTTCTTCATCCAATTTATTAGGGTATACATATTTGATGTTTCCGACTTCCTTTACATTATATAACCTTGTATTATAATTAATTGTATTGTAAAATAGATACTTGCTACCTATCTTCCTCGCTTCAAATGAAGTTATTATTTTTAATTCTGGAATATTTGATTCGCCGTTGCTTACAGCCATATAAGCCAATTTCATAATATAACGTTGGCCACCAATAGGCATTACGGTCAATAATGTTGGAATAAAAAAGTTCTTGCCATTTGGCTTTTTTCCATCGGCAGTCAGTAACCAATAGAAAGGCTCAACACTTTCTTTCAGATAAACAGAATCTATAAATGGATTAGGGTTCGCGGCATCGCTTCTAGCTTTTAGAAATCCTTTTAAGGAATTAGTAAGTTCTACTCTTACATTAGTATCTGGAATTAAATAAAAAGCAGGTTTACCAATAATTAAAGTTGAATCTGATTGTTGACTATAGATTTTACCAACAAATACAATGTGAATTAGAATTACAAAAACTGCCTTTTTCATAGGCAAACAAGATAGGTAAAAGCTAGAAATAATAAGTGCCTTTCTCACAGACCCTTAAATAAATTCAGGGTGACGGAAAATTTAAGAATCCCTACAAAGCCGCCTTTACCAAGTAAGGCAATAACTCTTTTTGAAAGGTGACGAAGTTCTTGCGTACATCAGCATCACTTACAGACGTAAAGGCAAATGAGAATACGATACTCTTACTAGCTTTTAATAAAAATGCCAATCCACCACGGCGAGCTGGGTTCTTTTTAAAGTGATCTAGTTCTAGGTATGCAGATAATAAAAGTGCTTCAAGCTGATCGGAAAGATGTTTTAAGAATTCTTGAGAGTTAGCATTTTCGCGTACGAAATCCCATCCGATAAATTCATTACAAACCGTGTAAGATAAACGGCATGTTTTCATCACCAAAGCCTTTAAATGTTCTTCTTCATTAGCAAAGGTTACTTTATTGCTGATGATCTCATGAAGATTTACATCTAGGTAATCCATTAAAATAGCATCTAAAACTTGTTCCTTGCTATCAAAATATTTGTAAATGGTTGCCTTTGCTATTCGAGCTTTTTTGGCAATTTCATTTACACTGGTTTTATGGTAACCATATTTCCTAAAAAGCTCTTTCGCCGCTCTTACAATGCTTTCTTTTATTTTTTCTGGCTCCATTAATTAGTTACCTGTAATGTATTACCAGCAATGGTAACACCGTATTGTTTTAGAGAAGTTTTTGCTGGAGCCTTAACTGGACTACCATCGTATAAAGAATATTTAGCGCCAGAAACCGGATCAGTTGCAGTTAAACTTGGGTCATCTACCACAACAGCATTTTTTTGTTCTGGATTAACCGTACTGCAACGATCATAAGCTACATAAGCGTTATCAGCCCTGCGATAAATTATGATACCCGCAACACCATAACCTGTTAAAGTTACCGCTCCTCCTGCTGTACTTAACCTACTTAATCTTGGGTCGGTTAGCGGTGCACTGAAGTTTACAGGCAAATCGGGAATTAAAGTTTCTTCCTTCGCACAAGAGGTGAAAAGCAAAATAACCATAACTAATCCGATATACTTTTTCATTAGATAATTGCTGATTTGTATTGCTTTAAGAAACGTACATCATTTTCAGAGAAAAGACGCAAATCTTTAATTACATATTTTAAATTGGCAATACGTTCAATTCCCATTCCGAAAGCAAAACCACTGTATTTTTTACTATCTATACCACAGTTTTCTAAAACGTTAGGATCTACCATTCCGCAGCCTAAAATCTCTACCCATCCACTGTGTTTACACATTTGGCAACCATCGCCTTTGCAAATGGTACAAGAAATATCCATCTCGGCACTTGGTTCTGTAAAAGGGAAATATGACGGACGGAAACGAACTTTTGTTCCTTCTCCATACAATTCTTGAACAAAGTAAAATAAGGTTTGCTTTAAATCTGCAAATGAAACATTTTCATCTACATACAAACCTTCTACTTGGTGGAAAAAACAATGTGCTCTAGCAGAAATTGCTTCGTTACGGTAAACACGACCAGGCATTAGTGCCCTAAATGGCGGCTGACCAGCTTCCATCATACGTACTTGTACAGAAGAAGTATGTGTACGCAAGGCGATATCTCCTTTTTCGCCGCCTTTTTTAATGAAGAAAGTGTCTTGCATATCTCTTGCAGGATGTTCTTCAGGAAAGTTCAAAGCAGAAAAGTTATGCCAATCGTCTTCAATTTCAGGACCTTCAGCAACACTAAAACCAAGTTTATTAAATATTTCGATGATTTCTCTTCTAACTAAAGCTAAAGGATGACGAGCACCAACCTCAAAACCTTCGCCTGGTAAAGTCATATCCAGTTGTGAGTTTTCAGTTTTCAGTTTGGAGTTAGCAGTAACTTCATTTAAAGCTTGATATTTAGCTTCTGCTAATTGCTTAAATTCGTTTAATACTTTACCAAGCGTTCTCTTCTCTTCTGGAGAAACTGCTTTAAATTCGTCAAAAATATCTTTGATTATACCTTTAGTTCCCAAAAAGCGGATACGAAATTGTTCCAGCTCATCTGCACTTGTAGTGTCAAATGCATTGATCTCTGCGGTATACTGTGTGATCTGGTCTTGTAACATCTGCCAAATATACAGCAATTTATAGAATAGTTTTATATGCTGTCGGTTCAAATATTATCTTGAAACGCATTTATTACAAGAAAATGAACTAAGCAGCAAGAAACCGAGAGTGAATTTTTAATTAAAAATGATGTTTTTACCGTGCAGCAAAAACAGTAGTCGCAGAAAAGAATAAACCAAAATCTAAAGCTGAGACTTTTCTGCGACTATATTTATTGTAACGCCTACTAAATTACACCTAATTCCTTACCTACTTTGGTAAAGGCAGTAATTGCTTTATCTAAATGATGTTGCTCATGAGCCGCAGAAAGCTGAACCCTAATTCTTGCTTTTCCTTGTCCAACTACAGGATAGAAAAATCCAACAACATAAATTCCTTCATCAAGCATTTTAGCTGCAAAAGTTTGCGCAATTTTAGCATCATACAACATTACAGGCACAATCGGGTGAAAACCAGGTTTAATGTCAAAACCAGCATCTGTCATCTTTTCACGGAAGTATTTTGTGTTGTTTTCTAGTTTATCGCGTAAGCTAGTTGTTTCGCTTAACATATCTAAAACTGCAACAGATGCACCTGCAATTGCCGGAGCCAAAGTATTGGAGAATAAATATGGACGAGAACGTTGACGCAACATATCGATGATTTCTTTTTTACCTGAAGTAAATCCGCCAGATGCGCCACCTAAAGCTTTACCTAATGTACCAGTAATAATGTCTATCCTGTCTATTACGTTAAAATGCTCATGTGTACCACGTCCAGTTTTCCCAATAAAGCCAGTACAATGAGATTCATCAATCATAATTAAAGCTTCATATTTATCAGCCAAATCTGCTATTTGATCTAATGGCGCAACTGAACCATCCATAGAAAATGCACCATCAGTTACAATAATCCTGTGGCGACAATCCTTAGCAGCAATTAATTGCGCCTCTAAATCTGCCATATCAGCATTTTTATAACGGAAACGTTGTGCTTTACAAAGTCTAACACCATCAATAATTGAAGCATGATTTAATTCATCAGATATAATTGCATCTTCAGCACCAAACAATGGTTCAAAAACCCCACCATTTGCATCAAAGGCAGCAGCATATAGAATAGTATCTTCAGTACCTAAAAATTCAGAAATTTTTGCTTCCAATTCTTTATGGATATTTTGTGTGCCACAGATGAAACGAACAGATGACATACCATAACCATAATCGTCTATTGCTTTTTTAGCGGCTTCAATTACTTTTGGGTGAGATGATAGGCCTAAATAGTTATTTGCGCAAAAATTGATTACTTCTGCTCCAGAGCTTACTTTAATATCTGCTCCTTGTGGTGTGGTAATAATTCTTTCACGCTTAAATAAACCAGCATTTTCTATTTCTTGAAGTTCTTTCTGTAGAACAGGTTGAAGGGTTTTGTACATATAGATATGATTTTGACGCAGCTGTGTGCTTGTTAAATAAGCTACAAATATATTAGTAGTTAACAAACTTTAACACATTAATTGTGTTAAGTACTATAACTTAGAACGATATTTACGCCTTTGATAAACTTATGAAGAAAATATACCTCTCAATAATTGTTGTTTTAACAGTTATAAACGTATCGTTCGCCCAATTTCAAATTACTGGAAAAATTACTGATAACGTAGGAGAAGTTATTCCCTTTGCATCGGTGTTTATAAAAAACACTACAAAAGGGGCATCTTGTAACGTTGATGGCATTTATAAATTAACCTTGGATAAAGGCAACTACACCTTAGTTTACAAAGCAATTGGTTTTAAAGCGCTGGAAAAAGTCATAACAATTACACAGGATATGACTGTTAACCAAACTTTAGCTCCAGAAAGCTATACTTTAAAAGATGTAGTAATTAAGGCAAATGCCGAAGATCCTGCTTTTGAAATTATAAGACAAGCCGTAAAGAATAGAAAAAAATACCTAAACGAAGTAGAATCTTATAAGGCTGATGTATATATAAAAGGATTACAAAAACTAGTAGGTGCACCAAAAAAGTTCTTTGGCAGAGATGTTCAAAAGACTTTAGATTTAGACACCAATAGAAAGGGTATTATTTATCTATCAGAATCCCAATCGATATTTAGTTTCCAGCGTCCTGATAAAATTAAGGAAGAAATGGTTTCTTCTAAAATTTCAGGAAACAACAATGGCTTTAGTTTTAACAAAGCATCTGATATGTTGATTAACTTTTATGAGAATCTTTTGCTTGAAGGTTCAGGCTTAAGCTCAAGAAGTTTCGTTTCTCCCATATCAGACAATGCAATGTTTTATTATAAGTACAAGCTTTTAGGCACAACTGAAGAAAGTGGTGTGACTATTAATAAAATTGAGGTTATCCCACGTCGTAAAAACGA encodes the following:
- a CDS encoding Crp/Fnr family transcriptional regulator — its product is MEAKEILKNHVSKITQLTDEQFDYFFSHFKKQSFKKGQAIISDGDQVDCEYFVISGCLKSFFINDDLKMYILQFAMTTWWASDFNALYNHTKATINLDCITDAEVLCLSNDDREKLCNELHAVEHFFRWRTNRGYVATQKRLLSLMNNNVKYRYEELLKMYPELYNIVPKNLIAAYLGVSRETLSRLYTAEK
- a CDS encoding nitronate monooxygenase, translating into MWYQTKASEILGVQYPILQGPFGGNLSSVELVSIVSNAGGLGGYGAYTLSPEEIIKVNQEIKASTNKPYNINLWVSDTDAVDGRVSDEQFKKAERLFKPYFDELGIALPEKPAPFKTRFENQVEVVLHQKPPVFSFMFGVPSADILEQCHRLGIITIGAATTLDEAIALESAGVDLIIASGFEAGGHRPSFLRSAESSTTGTFVLLQLIKERVKTPIIAAGGIANGKGVAAVMMLGADAAQIGTAFLATNESNATDKHKEMLFSDAAKYTTLSRAFTGRLGRGITSRIAKDLIHQEKDFLPFPLQTQYMSHLRKAAIEQEKWDMILFWGGQIAPLLKYKKASDLMKSILEETSNYFEELKA
- a CDS encoding TetR/AcrR family transcriptional regulator; protein product: MEPEKIKESIVRAAKELFRKYGYHKTSVNEIAKKARIAKATIYKYFDSKEQVLDAILMDYLDVNLHEIISNKVTFANEEEHLKALVMKTCRLSYTVCNEFIGWDFVRENANSQEFLKHLSDQLEALLLSAYLELDHFKKNPARRGGLAFLLKASKSIVFSFAFTSVSDADVRKNFVTFQKELLPYLVKAAL
- a CDS encoding YceI family protein, which translates into the protein MKNQKFEVLNAQSKIHWVGKKVTGAHDGTIDIKEGELTLNDGELIGGKFIIDTTSIIILDVTDPTTNAQFAGHLASDDFFSSQKFPEATLEINSVSGKHIEGNLTIKGITHPVGFDAEINTNGDLLTATGKLIIDRTKYEMRFRSGNFFKDLGDTLIYNDFELTVSLTAKEVSETIIA
- a CDS encoding nuclear transport factor 2 family protein translates to MRTLLLTAILFWATLLSKAQNLKKMENNQQDLLAITEVLEKYYIKGIYEGDVNKLKQVLFPGTLLFGDVKGEPYAKTLDQYLYGVQQRQSPKDSGKLFKGTIISIDIVNSIAMARVQVKMYDFNYTDLLSFHKLDNRWFIVNKMFTDIVN
- a CDS encoding 4-oxalocrotonate tautomerase family protein, which encodes MPYIKIEVTREGVTRAQKQALIKGVTDLMTTVLNKDPQLTSVVIQEIDLDDWGQGGEQVSVLREKGITADKK
- a CDS encoding phenylalanyl-tRNA synthetase subunit alpha, with translation MSQEILEVSVMVDEQFDMKFNWLEGAFGLILKVFGK
- a CDS encoding SDR family NAD(P)-dependent oxidoreductase, which translates into the protein MIKQTIIVTGASSGIGKEIARHFLVKGDNVVINSATAEKLKDVYQELGGGENLAMVAGDVSKKKTGEELLATAIEKFGSVDVLVNNAGIFETKAFLEVDEAYLDKFLGTNLKGSFFTTQAIIPQMIKQQGGVIINIGTPLVNHALGGANITAQMASKGAVHSLTLQLAAEFGKNNIRVNTIAPGTIRTPMHGDSVDESAGLHLLNRVGEVQDVAEMVYTVAKSNFISGATINIDGGMGAGHHLN
- the rlmD gene encoding 23S rRNA (uracil(1939)-C(5))-methyltransferase RlmD, which encodes MSRNRKNAEPIRITGLSIIDIAEEGKGVGKADELVIFVDKAVPGDVVDIRVVKKKKNFAEAIVENIQTPSELRQDPFCSHFGTCGGCKWQHMEYDAQLKFKQKNVEAALQRLAKIDTSTMEPILGSAANRYYRNKLEYTFSNKRWLNATDMEFEAEGREMNALGFHVPLRFDKILDIEHCYLQAEPSNSLRLRVREYALKNDISFYDLRNHEGALRNLIIRTSSTGEVMVVVVFAYAEQEQINGLMEHLKVSFPEITALLYIENQKKNDTIFDQEVITYAGRDHIFEQMPVDNGVVKFKIGAKSFYQTNSDQAYELYKITKEFAGFKGDELVYDLYTGAGTIANFVAGNVKQVVGIEYVPTAIEDAKFNSELNGINNTIFYAGDMKDILTGHFIAEHGKPDVVITDPPRAGMHTDVVERLLEMEAEKIVYVSCNAATQARDLALLKEKYDVVRIKPVDMFPHTQHVENVVLLELRS
- the pheS gene encoding phenylalanine--tRNA ligase subunit alpha, whose translation is MLQDQITQYTAEINAFDTTSADELEQFRIRFLGTKGIIKDIFDEFKAVSPEEKRTLGKVLNEFKQLAEAKYQALNEVTANSKLKTENSQLDMTLPGEGFEVGARHPLALVRREIIEIFNKLGFSVAEGPEIEDDWHNFSALNFPEEHPARDMQDTFFIKKGGEKGDIALRTHTSSVQVRMMEAGQPPFRALMPGRVYRNEAISARAHCFFHQVEGLYVDENVSFADLKQTLFYFVQELYGEGTKVRFRPSYFPFTEPSAEMDISCTICKGDGCQMCKHSGWVEILGCGMVDPNVLENCGIDSKKYSGFAFGMGIERIANLKYVIKDLRLFSENDVRFLKQYKSAII